The Pseudomonas sp. DG56-2 genome contains a region encoding:
- a CDS encoding DUF6586 family protein, which produces MAQELYTRTNQKIYFAGLALEAMGKAQDSRAMNAQALIQAERESALFHLYGALLGLCHEIAGYYRLPQAAAARAELLLTRDVLEAVAIPEMAELVELAEQRETWLAQLLSAYADLFRPPVAKKAPKTDVTQPLIQAVSLDEPEQAPLSREELEGWRQNLKGLTVRFREGLSEC; this is translated from the coding sequence ATGGCCCAGGAACTTTACACGCGCACCAACCAGAAAATTTACTTCGCAGGCCTGGCTCTCGAGGCTATGGGCAAGGCACAGGACAGCCGGGCAATGAACGCTCAAGCGTTGATTCAGGCTGAGCGCGAATCTGCGTTGTTTCACCTCTACGGCGCGCTTCTGGGCCTTTGCCATGAAATTGCCGGCTACTACCGTCTACCGCAAGCCGCGGCTGCGCGTGCGGAGTTGTTGCTGACTCGCGACGTGCTGGAAGCGGTGGCTATTCCGGAGATGGCCGAGCTGGTTGAATTGGCGGAGCAACGCGAAACCTGGCTCGCGCAACTGTTGAGCGCTTATGCCGATTTGTTTCGACCGCCGGTCGCGAAAAAAGCGCCGAAAACCGATGTCACCCAGCCTCTGATACAAGCCGTAAGCCTTGATGAGCCTGAGCAAGCGCCGCTATCTCGGGAGGAGTTGGAGGGTTGGCGGCAAAATCTCAAGGGCCTGACCGTTCGCTTTCGTGAGGGCCTGAGTGAGTGCTGA
- the lexA gene encoding transcriptional repressor LexA, translated as MLKLTPRQAEILAFIKRCLEDNGFPPTRAEIAQELGFKSPNAAEEHLKALARKGAIEMTPGASRGIRIPGLETKTEDSSLPIIGRVAAGAPILAQQHIEESCNINPAFFHPRADYLLRVHGMSMKDVGIIDGDLLAVHTCREARNGQIVVARLGDEVTVKRFQREGSKVWLIAENPEFAPIEVNLKEQELVIEGLSVGVIRR; from the coding sequence ATGCTAAAACTGACGCCACGCCAAGCTGAGATTCTGGCTTTTATCAAGCGCTGCCTGGAAGACAACGGCTTTCCGCCGACCCGTGCAGAAATCGCCCAGGAGCTGGGGTTCAAATCGCCCAACGCTGCCGAGGAGCACCTCAAGGCGCTGGCCCGCAAGGGCGCAATCGAGATGACTCCAGGCGCCTCGCGCGGCATCCGCATTCCCGGCCTCGAAACCAAGACCGAAGACAGCAGCCTGCCGATCATCGGTCGCGTTGCTGCGGGCGCGCCAATACTGGCCCAGCAACACATCGAAGAGTCCTGCAACATCAACCCGGCTTTCTTCCATCCGCGGGCCGACTATTTGCTGCGCGTTCACGGCATGAGCATGAAGGATGTCGGCATCATTGATGGTGACCTGCTTGCCGTGCACACCTGCCGCGAAGCTCGCAATGGTCAGATCGTGGTCGCCCGCCTGGGCGACGAAGTGACCGTCAAGCGTTTCCAGCGCGAAGGCAGCAAAGTCTGGCTAATTGCGGAAAACCCCGAGTTCGCCCCCATCGAAGTCAACCTGAAAGAGCAGGAGCTGGTGATCGAGGGCTTGAGTGTCGGCGTAATTCGTCGATAA
- a CDS encoding CsiV family protein → MRAIRCLTLLLVLFAPAAFAEGEYQVEMILVRQNAVPAITSQFAPEDWSNGAQALAEGDLRKPAMTDEAAKLTADSQYTVLLHKAWKQDTGIVAITDGKEQFGHFPIEGNLSLKEDRFIAVDANVWVNQFDGNGAVVQSEQLKQSNSTVKNAELTFLDGGHLAVLLKVTANRPVRMPSPAPELMEQ, encoded by the coding sequence ATGCGTGCCATTCGCTGCCTGACCCTGCTACTGGTGCTATTCGCCCCAGCCGCATTTGCTGAAGGGGAGTATCAGGTTGAAATGATTCTGGTACGGCAAAACGCCGTGCCAGCGATTACCAGCCAGTTTGCCCCAGAAGACTGGAGTAACGGCGCCCAGGCCCTTGCCGAAGGCGACCTGCGCAAACCCGCAATGACCGATGAAGCAGCGAAGCTGACCGCGGACAGTCAATACACGGTGCTTTTGCACAAAGCCTGGAAACAGGATACCGGCATTGTTGCCATCACCGACGGCAAGGAACAATTCGGCCACTTCCCGATCGAGGGCAACCTGAGCCTTAAGGAAGATCGCTTCATCGCCGTCGATGCCAACGTCTGGGTCAATCAGTTCGACGGCAATGGCGCCGTCGTCCAGAGCGAACAGCTCAAGCAGAGCAACAGCACGGTAAAAAATGCAGAACTGACTTTTCTCGATGGCGGCCACCTGGCCGTGCTGCTCAAGGTTACTGCCAACAGGCCGGTGAGGATGCCCAGCCCAGCGCCGGAGTTGATGGAGCAATAA
- the topA gene encoding type I DNA topoisomerase, with protein MGKSLVIVESPAKAKTINKYLGSQYVVKSSIGHIRDLPTSGSASASKEPAAKRGKAAAGEAPALSPKEKARKQLVARMGVDPDHGWKAKYEILPGKEKVIEELRRLAKDADTIYLATDLDREGEAIAWHLREAIGGDDSRYKRVVFNEITKKAIQEAFSQPGELDIDRVNAQQARRFLDRVVGYMVSPLLWQKIARGLSAGRVQSVAVKLVVEREREIRAFIPEEYWEVHADLGTAKDAKVRFEVAREKGEAFKPLNEAQAMAALEKLKASSYSVAKREDRPTSSKPSAPFITSTLQQAASNRLGFGVKKTMMMAQRLYEAGYITYMRTDSTNLSADAVEMARSYIESEFGKKYLPEAPIVYSSKEGAQEAHEAIRPSDVNTHPSKLAGMERDAERLYELIWRQFLACQMPPAQYLSTTVSVMAGDFELRAKGRILKFDGYTRVLPQQTKPGDDDVLPEMNQGEVLKLIQLDPSQHFTKPPARFSEASLVKEMEKRGIGRPSTYAAIISTIQDRGYVTLHNRRFYSEKMGDIVTERLSESFSNLMDYGFTAGMEENLDDVAQGERDWKNVLDEFYGDFSNKLKLAEDAEKGMRANQPTLTNIPCKDCGRPMMIRTASTGVFLGCSGYSLPPKERCKATVNLVPGDEIAADDEGESESRVLLNKHRCPICSTAMDAYLLDEKHKLHICGNNPDCTGYEIEEGSYRIKGYEGPSLECDKCGSEMQLKTGRFGKFFGCTNAECKNTRKLLKSGEAAPPKMDAVKMPELKCEKVNDTYVLRDGASGLFLAASQFPKNRETRAPLVIEIIPHKDEIDPKYHFLCDAPKKDPDGRPAVIRYSRKTKEQYVQTEVEGKPTGWRAFYDGKAWKVEDKR; from the coding sequence ATGGGCAAATCGCTGGTCATTGTGGAATCCCCGGCTAAGGCCAAGACCATCAACAAGTATCTGGGCAGCCAGTACGTGGTGAAGTCGAGTATCGGCCATATCCGAGACCTGCCCACCAGCGGTTCGGCCAGCGCCAGCAAAGAGCCTGCCGCCAAGCGTGGCAAGGCCGCAGCGGGCGAGGCTCCGGCTCTGTCGCCGAAAGAAAAGGCGCGCAAGCAGCTGGTTGCACGCATGGGGGTTGATCCGGACCACGGCTGGAAAGCCAAGTACGAGATCCTTCCAGGCAAGGAAAAGGTCATCGAAGAGCTGCGTCGCCTGGCCAAGGATGCCGACACCATCTATCTCGCAACCGACTTGGATCGCGAGGGGGAAGCCATTGCCTGGCACCTGCGCGAAGCCATCGGTGGTGACGACAGCCGCTACAAGCGCGTGGTGTTCAACGAAATTACCAAAAAGGCCATTCAGGAAGCGTTCTCGCAGCCGGGTGAGCTGGATATCGATCGGGTCAACGCCCAGCAGGCTCGTCGTTTCCTCGATCGCGTAGTGGGCTACATGGTTTCGCCACTGCTGTGGCAGAAGATCGCCCGTGGTCTGTCAGCCGGTCGCGTGCAGTCGGTCGCGGTAAAGCTTGTGGTCGAGCGTGAGCGTGAGATCCGTGCCTTCATTCCTGAAGAATACTGGGAAGTGCATGCCGACCTGGGAACCGCCAAAGATGCCAAGGTGCGTTTCGAAGTTGCGCGCGAGAAGGGCGAGGCTTTCAAACCGCTCAACGAAGCCCAGGCTATGGCGGCATTGGAGAAGCTCAAGGCTTCCAGCTACAGCGTCGCCAAGCGTGAAGACCGTCCTACCAGCAGCAAACCGTCTGCTCCTTTCATCACCTCCACCCTGCAGCAGGCGGCGAGCAATCGCCTGGGCTTCGGGGTGAAGAAGACCATGATGATGGCCCAGCGTCTGTACGAAGCCGGCTACATCACCTATATGCGTACCGACTCGACCAACCTTTCGGCCGACGCGGTGGAAATGGCGCGTAGTTACATCGAGAGCGAATTCGGCAAGAAGTACCTGCCAGAAGCGCCGATTGTCTACAGCAGCAAAGAGGGTGCCCAGGAGGCGCACGAGGCGATTCGCCCTTCCGACGTCAACACCCACCCGAGCAAACTCGCGGGGATGGAGCGTGATGCCGAGCGCCTCTACGAGCTGATCTGGCGTCAGTTCCTGGCTTGCCAAATGCCACCGGCGCAGTACCTGTCGACTACCGTCAGCGTGATGGCTGGCGATTTCGAGCTGCGCGCCAAGGGCCGTATTCTCAAGTTCGACGGTTACACCCGCGTGCTGCCACAGCAGACCAAGCCGGGCGATGATGACGTACTGCCTGAGATGAATCAGGGTGAAGTGCTCAAGCTTATTCAGCTTGATCCAAGCCAGCACTTCACCAAGCCGCCTGCGCGTTTCTCCGAAGCCAGCCTGGTCAAGGAAATGGAAAAGCGGGGTATCGGCCGTCCTTCCACCTATGCGGCGATCATCTCGACCATCCAGGATCGTGGCTACGTCACCCTGCATAACCGTCGGTTCTATTCCGAGAAAATGGGCGACATCGTCACCGAGCGCCTGTCCGAAAGCTTCTCGAACCTGATGGACTACGGCTTTACCGCCGGTATGGAAGAAAACCTCGATGACGTGGCTCAAGGTGAGCGCGACTGGAAGAATGTGCTGGATGAGTTCTATGGCGACTTCAGCAACAAGCTCAAGCTTGCCGAAGATGCTGAGAAGGGCATGCGTGCCAATCAGCCGACGCTGACCAATATCCCCTGCAAGGATTGCGGTCGTCCGATGATGATTCGCACGGCCTCCACTGGCGTGTTCTTGGGTTGCTCGGGGTATAGCCTGCCGCCTAAAGAACGGTGCAAGGCCACCGTCAACCTGGTCCCGGGTGATGAGATCGCTGCTGATGACGAGGGTGAGTCCGAGTCGCGGGTATTGCTCAACAAGCACCGCTGCCCGATCTGCTCCACCGCGATGGACGCATACCTGCTCGACGAGAAGCACAAGCTGCACATCTGCGGTAACAACCCTGATTGCACCGGCTACGAGATCGAAGAGGGTAGCTACCGCATCAAAGGCTATGAAGGCCCGAGCCTTGAGTGCGACAAGTGCGGGAGCGAAATGCAGCTCAAGACCGGCCGCTTTGGCAAGTTCTTCGGCTGCACCAACGCTGAATGCAAAAACACCCGCAAGCTGCTCAAGAGTGGTGAAGCGGCGCCGCCGAAGATGGACGCGGTGAAAATGCCGGAGCTCAAGTGCGAAAAGGTCAATGACACTTACGTGCTGCGTGACGGTGCTTCGGGACTGTTCCTGGCCGCCAGCCAGTTCCCGAAAAACCGTGAGACCCGTGCACCGCTGGTAATCGAGATCATTCCGCATAAGGATGAGATCGATCCGAAGTATCACTTCCTTTGCGATGCGCCAAAGAAAGATCCTGACGGACGCCCAGCGGTAATTCGCTATAGCCGCAAGACCAAGGAGCAGTACGTGCAGACCGAGGTTGAAGGTAAGCCTACAGGCTGGCGTGCGTTCTATGACGGCAAGGCCTGGAAGGTCGAAGACAAGCGCTGA
- a CDS encoding L,D-transpeptidase has translation MPSLDLLHISLADQCLYGFYQGHLRVRLPVSTALKGAGEANGSGCTPRGRHQVRAKIGTGLPQGAVLRGRRWSGEVWTPQLHAQYPGRDWVLSRILWLSGCEPGFNRLGSVDTFRRYIYLHGTPDSEPLGVPLSHGCVRLRNADLLHLFDRVPVHCAVQIEEAACPQWVDAPLN, from the coding sequence ATGCCCAGTCTCGATTTACTGCACATTTCCCTTGCCGATCAATGCCTCTATGGGTTCTACCAGGGGCACTTGCGCGTGCGTCTGCCCGTTTCCACTGCACTGAAGGGCGCCGGAGAAGCCAATGGCTCTGGTTGTACGCCGCGCGGCCGCCATCAGGTGCGAGCAAAGATCGGAACGGGTTTGCCCCAAGGGGCAGTGCTGCGTGGTCGACGCTGGAGCGGTGAAGTCTGGACGCCGCAGCTCCATGCGCAGTATCCGGGCCGTGACTGGGTTCTCAGTCGTATCCTCTGGCTCAGCGGTTGCGAGCCTGGATTCAATCGCCTGGGGTCGGTCGATACGTTTCGACGTTACATATATTTGCACGGCACGCCTGACAGCGAACCTTTAGGCGTGCCGTTGTCCCATGGCTGTGTCCGCCTGCGCAATGCCGACCTGTTGCATCTGTTTGACCGGGTGCCGGTGCATTGTGCAGTGCAGATCGAAGAAGCTGCGTGCCCTCAATGGGTCGACGCGCCCCTGAACTGA
- a CDS encoding TetR/AcrR family transcriptional regulator, with amino-acid sequence MAQSETVERILDAAEQLFAEKGFAETSLRLITSKAGVNLAAVNYHFGSKKALIQAVFSRFLGPFCASLERELERRQARPEHKPSLEELLEMLVEQAMVVQPRSGNDLSIFMRLLGLAFSQSQGHLRRYLEDMYGKVFRRYMLLVNEAAPRIPPIELFWRVHFMLGAAAFSMSGIKALRAIAETDFGINTSIEQVMRLMVPFLAAGMRADSGVTDEAMAAAQLRPRSKSSSPAVTAKA; translated from the coding sequence ATGGCCCAGTCGGAAACCGTAGAACGCATTCTCGATGCTGCCGAGCAGTTGTTCGCGGAAAAAGGTTTTGCCGAAACCTCATTGCGGCTGATCACCAGCAAGGCTGGCGTCAACCTGGCGGCGGTGAACTATCATTTCGGTTCGAAGAAGGCCCTGATCCAGGCGGTCTTCTCACGTTTCCTTGGTCCTTTCTGCGCAAGTCTGGAGCGTGAGCTGGAGCGCCGCCAGGCTCGTCCCGAGCACAAGCCAAGCCTTGAAGAATTGCTGGAAATGCTGGTAGAGCAGGCCATGGTGGTGCAGCCGCGCAGCGGTAACGACCTGTCGATTTTCATGCGTTTGCTGGGCCTGGCTTTCAGTCAGAGCCAGGGTCACCTGCGGCGTTACCTGGAAGACATGTACGGCAAGGTGTTCCGCCGCTATATGCTGCTGGTCAACGAAGCGGCTCCACGTATTCCGCCTATCGAGTTGTTCTGGCGTGTGCACTTCATGCTGGGCGCTGCAGCCTTCAGTATGTCCGGCATCAAAGCATTGCGCGCCATCGCTGAAACCGATTTCGGTATCAACACCTCGATCGAGCAGGTCATGCGCTTGATGGTGCCGTTTCTTGCGGCCGGTATGCGCGCAGACAGTGGCGTCACCGATGAAGCCATGGCTGCCGCGCAGTTGCGTCCACGCAGCAAGTCATCGAGCCCGGCAGTTACCGCCAAGGCCTGA
- a CDS encoding DEAD/DEAH box helicase, whose product MRRELRQLVENDDWTSAFRSQVLERGAEYAGQGRVKLLSLKDTRLTSTCRGSAGNVYTQRIELDELENGPFLKTFCSCPVGLNCKHCAAVLYYVMDLQEPDEAPQPGEVSGLSPQLEHWIDRLAKVEAGADKSSKEDGHILIYALYLPESGKACITPYKCNRLKDGSLTELKPLLHPEEPLRLKPRYLRECDAKFLRLIVASAQSATFNGTVTLEGADGAALLELALSTERLVLAPRLSPVTRGAPLSCEFRWVKLDNGYYKGCWYNHGTLIEHVLALQPLYYLNQAQDQIGSLNHDYDEITASYLASAPVIPESQVVQFSHRIQTLNRQIPTPRTLSEKIIEGIAPIPHLTLGSHEFSAYVPQSGRMQRQHQHRAALSFVYDGVRTSGRQAKDVTKLDGSTCHRIQRQTEAEGNIRQTLTKLGFKVATRQSKALPESAGDLLELASEGAWLRFILNDLPLLREQGWEIEYTDDFAFNLAQVDDWYAHIDEAGGRDWFDLELGIEVNGERLSLLPILLNVLRSHPELLNPAHLQKRRDDEQLLVQLPGPPGNVRRNLQVALPYGRLKPVLATLGDFYLREPGDTSLRLPTLDATRLNALEDLPLSWQGGAQVRNLAERLRDIRLQPAPAPSGLNATLRTYQLEGLSWMQALRELEVGGILADDMGLGKTLQTLAHLLTEKNAGRLTRPAMVVMPTSLIPNWQDEAARFAPGLRVLALQGVGRRKHFANLHDYDLLLTTYALLPKDMEHFKDLKLHVLILDEAQYIKSPNSKAAQAARQLEARQRLCLSGTPLENHLGELWSLFHFLLPGWLGDAKAFNRDYRVPIERQGNEERLQHLNARIKPFLLRRTKEQVATELPAKTEMIHWVDLSDAQRDVYETMRLAMDQKVRNEITRKGVARSQIIILEALLKLRQVCCDLRLINSEATTARGAHSGKLASLMEMLEELRAEGRRVLLFSQFTSMLRLIEQELQQRNIAYALLTGETRDRRAPVQDFQSGQLQIFLISLKAGGVGLNLTAADTVIHYDPWWNPAAENQATDRAYRIGQEKPVFVYKLITRGTVEEKIQQLQQEKSALAAGVLDGRTAGDWRLAAEDIDALFAPLPGKHKGSKTG is encoded by the coding sequence ATGCGGAGAGAACTGCGGCAACTGGTTGAAAATGACGACTGGACGTCAGCGTTCCGCTCACAGGTGCTGGAAAGAGGCGCCGAATATGCGGGGCAAGGCCGCGTAAAGCTGCTATCGCTGAAAGACACGAGGCTCACTTCAACCTGTCGCGGTTCCGCTGGCAATGTCTACACCCAGAGGATTGAATTGGATGAGCTCGAGAATGGGCCATTCCTGAAGACATTCTGCAGTTGCCCAGTAGGTTTGAATTGCAAGCATTGCGCTGCCGTCCTCTATTACGTGATGGACCTGCAAGAACCGGACGAAGCACCACAGCCAGGCGAAGTGTCGGGACTGAGCCCGCAACTGGAACACTGGATCGACAGGCTGGCCAAGGTTGAAGCAGGCGCCGACAAATCCTCGAAAGAGGATGGGCACATACTAATCTATGCGCTGTACTTGCCAGAAAGTGGCAAGGCCTGCATCACCCCATACAAATGCAACCGCCTGAAGGATGGCAGCCTCACCGAGCTCAAGCCGCTCTTGCACCCCGAAGAGCCTTTGCGCCTGAAGCCGCGATACCTGCGGGAGTGTGATGCGAAGTTCCTGCGCCTGATCGTTGCCAGTGCGCAAAGCGCCACATTCAACGGCACCGTAACGCTTGAGGGCGCCGATGGCGCGGCCCTGCTTGAACTGGCCCTGTCTACCGAACGATTGGTCCTCGCGCCGCGTCTCTCCCCTGTTACACGGGGAGCGCCGCTTAGCTGCGAGTTTCGCTGGGTCAAGCTGGATAACGGTTACTACAAGGGCTGCTGGTACAACCACGGCACATTGATCGAGCACGTTCTGGCCCTGCAGCCACTGTATTACCTAAACCAAGCCCAGGACCAGATTGGCAGCCTGAACCACGACTACGACGAAATCACTGCTTCATATCTCGCCTCCGCGCCGGTCATACCGGAAAGCCAGGTAGTACAATTCAGCCATCGGATTCAGACCCTCAATCGTCAGATCCCCACCCCCAGAACATTGAGCGAAAAGATCATCGAAGGCATTGCACCCATACCCCACCTTACCCTGGGCAGTCACGAGTTCAGCGCCTACGTGCCGCAATCAGGTCGCATGCAGCGCCAGCACCAGCACCGAGCCGCCTTGTCTTTTGTCTACGACGGCGTGCGCACCAGCGGCCGCCAGGCCAAAGACGTAACCAAACTCGACGGCAGCACTTGTCACCGCATCCAGCGCCAGACCGAAGCCGAAGGCAACATCCGCCAAACGTTGACGAAGTTGGGATTCAAGGTGGCTACACGACAGAGCAAAGCGTTGCCCGAAAGCGCTGGCGACTTGCTTGAATTGGCGTCCGAGGGTGCTTGGCTGCGCTTCATCCTCAATGATTTGCCGCTGTTGCGCGAACAAGGATGGGAGATCGAGTACACCGACGACTTCGCCTTCAACCTCGCCCAGGTGGATGACTGGTACGCACATATTGATGAAGCCGGTGGGCGAGACTGGTTCGACCTGGAACTGGGTATCGAGGTCAATGGCGAGCGCCTGAGCCTGTTGCCGATTCTTCTCAACGTACTGCGCAGTCATCCGGAACTGCTCAATCCCGCGCACTTGCAAAAGCGCCGAGACGATGAACAATTGCTGGTGCAGTTACCTGGCCCGCCAGGCAACGTACGCCGCAACCTGCAAGTGGCACTGCCTTATGGCCGACTCAAACCCGTACTGGCGACCCTAGGCGACTTCTACCTACGCGAACCAGGCGACACCAGCTTGCGCCTGCCCACCCTGGATGCTACCCGCCTCAATGCGCTGGAAGACCTGCCGCTAAGCTGGCAAGGCGGCGCCCAGGTACGCAACCTCGCCGAGCGCCTGCGTGATATCCGCCTTCAACCGGCGCCGGCCCCGAGCGGCCTCAATGCAACGCTGCGTACATACCAGCTTGAAGGCCTGAGCTGGATGCAGGCACTGCGCGAACTGGAAGTCGGCGGCATCCTTGCCGATGACATGGGCCTGGGCAAGACCCTGCAAACCCTCGCCCACCTACTCACCGAGAAAAACGCCGGACGCCTGACCCGCCCCGCCATGGTGGTGATGCCCACCAGCCTGATTCCCAACTGGCAGGACGAAGCCGCACGCTTCGCTCCCGGCCTACGAGTGCTTGCACTGCAAGGCGTCGGCCGACGCAAACACTTTGCCAACTTGCACGACTATGATTTGTTGCTTACAACTTACGCGTTGCTGCCCAAGGACATGGAGCACTTCAAGGATCTGAAGCTGCATGTACTGATTCTCGATGAAGCGCAGTACATCAAAAGTCCGAACAGCAAGGCGGCCCAAGCTGCGCGTCAACTTGAAGCACGCCAACGTCTGTGCTTGAGCGGCACCCCCCTGGAGAATCACCTGGGTGAGCTGTGGTCGCTGTTCCACTTTCTGCTGCCTGGCTGGCTGGGTGACGCCAAAGCATTCAATCGCGACTATCGCGTACCGATCGAGCGCCAGGGCAATGAGGAGCGCTTGCAGCACCTCAACGCCCGGATCAAGCCTTTCCTGCTCCGGCGCACCAAGGAACAAGTTGCCACGGAGCTGCCCGCCAAGACCGAAATGATTCATTGGGTCGACCTTAGCGACGCTCAACGCGATGTCTACGAGACCATGCGCCTGGCCATGGATCAAAAGGTACGCAACGAAATCACGCGCAAGGGTGTTGCCCGTAGCCAGATCATCATCCTTGAGGCATTGCTCAAACTACGCCAGGTCTGCTGTGACTTGCGCCTGATCAACAGCGAGGCCACAACCGCGCGCGGCGCCCATTCGGGCAAACTGGCCAGCCTGATGGAAATGCTTGAGGAGCTGCGCGCCGAAGGCCGGCGAGTGCTGCTGTTCTCGCAATTCACCAGCATGCTCAGGTTGATCGAGCAAGAGTTGCAGCAACGCAACATCGCCTACGCACTCCTGACCGGTGAGACCCGTGACCGTCGGGCGCCCGTACAAGATTTCCAAAGTGGGCAATTGCAGATATTTCTGATCAGCCTCAAGGCGGGTGGCGTTGGCCTGAATCTCACGGCGGCCGATACCGTCATTCACTACGACCCATGGTGGAATCCGGCAGCCGAGAACCAGGCCACCGACCGTGCCTATCGCATCGGCCAGGAAAAACCGGTGTTCGTCTACAAACTGATCACCCGCGGCACGGTGGAAGAAAAAATCCAGCAACTGCAGCAGGAGAAGTCGGCGCTTGCGGCCGGCGTGCTGGATGGGCGAACGGCGGGTGACTGGCGTTTGGCCGCAGAGGATATCGATGCCTTGTTTGCCCCACTGCCTGGCAAGCACAAGGGGTCTAAAACGGGCTGA
- the sulA gene encoding SOS-induced cell division inhibitor SulA, whose protein sequence is MQFPPASQNVPQQVQLPLFEAFLAQPVLPGLKAAKPASHPGTAQVFSELSFRGALGSCQNLLAPMLRDLSELSEEHDARWLTLIAPPASLTQAWLREAGLNRERILLLQPRGNQSALQLACDALRLGRSHTVVSWLSTVSSSARMQLSNAARAGDAQSLNIRLG, encoded by the coding sequence ATGCAGTTCCCCCCAGCGTCACAGAACGTACCGCAGCAAGTGCAACTGCCCTTGTTCGAAGCATTTCTGGCCCAGCCAGTGCTGCCCGGACTGAAAGCCGCCAAGCCTGCGTCGCACCCTGGCACAGCTCAGGTATTCAGCGAACTGTCCTTCCGTGGCGCTCTGGGTAGCTGCCAGAACCTGCTCGCACCCATGCTTCGCGATTTGAGCGAGTTGAGCGAAGAGCACGACGCTCGCTGGCTAACCTTGATCGCCCCACCGGCCAGCCTGACCCAGGCCTGGCTACGCGAAGCCGGACTGAATCGCGAGCGCATTCTGCTGCTGCAACCACGCGGCAACCAAAGTGCCTTGCAACTGGCTTGTGACGCCCTGCGCCTGGGCCGCAGCCACACCGTGGTCAGCTGGCTGAGCACCGTCAGCAGCAGCGCACGCATGCAATTGAGCAATGCCGCCCGCGCCGGAGATGCACAAAGCCTGAATATCCGCCTTGGCTGA
- the nagZ gene encoding beta-N-acetylhexosaminidase: MQGSLMVDIAGTWLTAEDRQLLRQPEVAGLIIFARNIECPRQVRELAASIRAVRPDLILAVDQEGGRVQRLRQGFVRLPAMRALADNDNAEYLAEQCGWLMATEVLAVGLDLSFAPVLDLDHQRSAVVGSRAFEADPLRATALAGAFIRGMNAAGMAACGKHFPGHGWAEADSHVAIPTDERSLEEIRAVDLVPFARLSGQLAAVMPAHVIYPHVDSQPAGFSRRWLQDILRGELGFDGVIFSDDLSMAGAHVVGDAASRIEAALTAGCDMGLVCNDRAAAELALTAAQRLKVKPSPRIAQMRGQGFARTDYRQQPRWLEALGALKEAQLVD; the protein is encoded by the coding sequence CTGCAAGGCTCCCTGATGGTGGACATCGCCGGTACCTGGCTGACCGCCGAAGATCGCCAGCTTTTGCGCCAGCCCGAAGTGGCGGGCTTGATCATTTTTGCCCGCAACATTGAATGCCCTCGCCAGGTACGCGAATTGGCGGCTTCGATCCGTGCCGTTCGCCCGGACCTGATTCTGGCAGTGGATCAGGAGGGTGGACGGGTCCAGCGCCTGCGCCAGGGCTTTGTAAGGCTGCCAGCCATGCGTGCGCTGGCCGACAATGACAATGCCGAGTACCTGGCCGAGCAATGCGGCTGGTTGATGGCCACTGAAGTGCTGGCTGTAGGCTTGGACTTGAGCTTTGCCCCGGTTTTGGATCTTGATCATCAGCGCAGTGCTGTAGTCGGCAGCCGCGCGTTCGAAGCTGATCCGCTGCGTGCAACCGCCCTGGCCGGCGCATTCATTCGGGGTATGAACGCCGCAGGCATGGCCGCATGTGGGAAGCACTTCCCCGGCCATGGTTGGGCTGAAGCGGACTCCCATGTTGCGATTCCCACCGACGAGCGCAGTCTGGAAGAGATCCGTGCTGTCGACCTGGTGCCTTTTGCCCGCCTCAGTGGCCAACTGGCTGCGGTGATGCCTGCGCATGTGATCTATCCACACGTCGACAGCCAGCCCGCAGGTTTCTCGCGGCGTTGGCTGCAGGACATCCTGCGCGGTGAACTGGGCTTTGACGGGGTGATCTTCAGTGATGACCTGTCGATGGCAGGCGCGCATGTCGTCGGCGATGCTGCCAGCCGTATCGAGGCTGCGTTGACTGCCGGTTGTGACATGGGGCTGGTGTGCAACGACCGGGCAGCTGCTGAATTGGCGCTAACCGCTGCGCAGCGGTTGAAGGTCAAGCCCTCGCCACGTATTGCGCAGATGCGCGGGCAGGGTTTTGCACGTACTGACTATCGTCAGCAGCCGCGCTGGCTGGAAGCGCTCGGGGCGTTGAAAGAGGCTCAGTTGGTCGATTGA